One genomic window of Onychostoma macrolepis isolate SWU-2019 chromosome 25, ASM1243209v1, whole genome shotgun sequence includes the following:
- the slc41a2a gene encoding solute carrier family 41 member 2 isoform X2 codes for MPSESVRAMVVQILFPFLLAGFGTVLAGMLLDVVQHWDVFRNVTEIFILVPPLLGLKGNLEMTLASRLSTAVNVGRMNSSSERWNLIIGNLALKQVQATVLGFLAALVASALGWILEEELIMNHVALLCCCSVVTAFTSSLLQGIVMVGVIVGSKKVGVNPDNIATPIAASLGDIITLGLLAVISQGFFYCMEPYPYITYLVCVVFLCLTPMWVILSFRHTESQKLLLSSWEPIITSMVISSLGGLILDRTIANPKLEGVVLYSPVINGVGGNLVSIQASRIATYLHFHCPLGELPDNAKGYYCPCRSFCSTGPNGRSAQVLLTLAIPGHLVFIYSIYLIQGSPDPPTAAFVFFYLGAAFTQVFLLLSIADVMVHCLWKCGRDPDSFSIPYLTALGDLLGTGFLTLCFLLMSLVT; via the exons GCAGGGATGTTGCTGGATGTAGTGCAG CATTGGGACGTTTTCCGTAATGTGACTGAGATCTTCATCCTTGTCCCACCTCTACTGGGTCTGAAGGGGAACCTGGAGATGACACTGGCATCAAGACTCTCCACCGCT GTGAATGTTGGCAGAATGAACTCTTCAAGCGAGAGGTGGAACCTGATCATTGGAAATCTCGCCCTCAAACAG GTACAAGCTACAGTTTTGGGTTTCCTGGCTGCTCTGGTAGCCTCAGCTCTTGGATGGATCCTGGAGGAGGAACTCATCATGAACCACGTAGCTCTGCTTTGCTGTTGCAGCGTCGTGACAGCTTTCACATCATCCCTCCTTCAGG GCATCGTAATGGTTGGTGTGATTGTTGGATCCAAGAAGGTGGGCGTGAACCCTGACAACATAGCCACGCCCATCGCTGCCAGTTTAGGTGACATCATCACACTTGGACTGCTCGCCGTCATCAGTCAAGGCTTCTTTTACTGCATGG AGCCTTACCCTTATATTACCTACCTGGTGTGTGTTGTTTTCTTGTGTCTGACGCCGATGTGGGTAATTCTATCATTTCGGCACACTGAAAGCCAAAAACTGTTGCTTTCCAGCTGGGAACCAATAATAACTTCAATGGTGATCAGCAG CCTTGGAGGACTGATTCTGGACCGTACCATTGCAAATCCAAAGCTGGAAGGAGTTGTTCTCTACAGTCCTGTTATAAATG gtgtTGGTGGTAATCTGGTTTCCATCCAGGCTAGTCGTATAGCCACGTATCTTCATTTTCACTGTCCACTGGGTGAACTTCCAGACAATGCTAAAGGATATTACTGCCCCTGCCGCAGCTTTTGCTCCACAG GGCCGAATGGAAGATCAGCGCAGGTGCTGCTCACGCTGGCCATCCCGGGTCACCTGGTCTTCATCTACAGCATTTACCTAATACAAGGCAGCCCGGATCCACCCACTGCAGCCTTCGTTTTCTTCTATTTGGGGGCTGCTTTCACACAG GTGTTTCTTCTGCTGAGCATCGCTGATGTTATGGTTCACTGCTTATGGAAGTGCGGCAGAGATCCTGATAGCTTCTCCATCCCGTATCTGACAGCTCTGGGGGATCTTTTGGGCACTGGCTTTCTGACGCTGTGTTTTCTTCTTATGTCACTGGTGACATAG